The sequence below is a genomic window from Bacteroidales bacterium MB20-C3-3.
TGCGTCTGGCGCCAGATACCGGCCTCCATCGGAGAAACTGTCCGAGGTTATGTTGACGATGCCGAAAATGATGAGCGATTTATTCATGGGGGCTTCTATAATAATACCTAAAATCCGCAGGTAGTTAATTAGGATGTTTAAAGATTCTGATTATCCGTTTATGCACCTGTTATATTCGCAATTACTAGTCTGTCAAAGAGTTTGTCTCCAAAATACCGTCTGTTTAATTTGTAAATAAACTCGTTGAGATACAACTGTAAGTATTTCCTTTTGATTTTATGGTAGTTGCCCAGCAATGTCCGTTTTGCATTACTGATTGCGATATGCACCCATTTGAGTGTTTCCTTGGTGGTTTTGGCGTCTGATTTCTCGGTGACGTGCAATTCCACCAGATCGGAGATGTCAACGTAAGAAGTGCTTTTGTCCGAAAATACGATGGCATCATCCTCCATGCAGTCCCTGACCACGCCGTTGATTCCTTCACTTTGATGGCTATCCAGTACCCTGGCCTTGAAATAACGCACATGCTTCTCCTTTTTGCCCGTTTCGATATCTTCCAACGGGGTGCTTTCGGCCATCACCGCAACGTTCTGCTTTCCCTCGGCTCCCCGGCCACGTGTACCCTTGCCTCG
It includes:
- a CDS encoding IS1595-like element ISBbi1 family transposase yields the protein MNIFSFTAHFGSEEDCRLHFKEQRDKEGVVCKRCGGTSHYWLQGKWSYECKGCRFRTSLRSGTNMESSKLPFLVWYKTMFLMSCTKKGFSTNELQKQLGLKRYEPVWAMVHKLRRAMGNRDARYTLEGMIELDEGYFSVASKEIERGKGTRGRGAEGKQNVAVMAESTPLEDIETGKKEKHVRYFKARVLDSHQSEGINGVVRDCMEDDAIVFSDKSTSYVDISDLVELHVTEKSDAKTTKETLKWVHIAISNAKRTLLGNYHKIKRKYLQLYLNEFIYKLNRRYFGDKLFDRLVIANITGA